In a genomic window of Xylophilus rhododendri:
- a CDS encoding ABC transporter ATP-binding protein codes for MAAISFQSVSKRYASARGTLQALDNVSFDIEPGEFFGLLGPNGAGKTTLISILAGLAKATGGRVLVDGHDVLADYAIARRRLGIVPQELVFDPFFNVRETLRIQSGYFGVKNNEAWIDELLENLGLADKATANMRQLSGGMKRRVLVAQALVHRPPIIVLDEPTAGVDVELRQTLWQFVARLNREGHTVLLTTHYLEEAEALCNRIAMLKKGQLVALNRTSDLLRLATGNVLRFKVDGELPPELAAQARITGRIVQLPAPGALQIEQYLAAVRTAGLTVEDVEIRKADLEDVFLQVMSADESSGGNRWQVPV; via the coding sequence ATGGCCGCCATCTCCTTCCAGTCCGTCTCCAAGCGCTACGCCAGCGCGCGCGGCACCCTCCAGGCGCTCGACAACGTCAGCTTCGACATCGAGCCCGGCGAATTCTTCGGCCTGCTCGGGCCGAACGGCGCGGGCAAGACCACGCTCATCAGCATCCTCGCCGGCCTGGCCAAGGCCACCGGCGGCCGGGTGCTGGTGGATGGGCACGATGTGCTGGCCGACTACGCCATCGCCCGCCGGCGCCTGGGCATCGTGCCGCAGGAACTGGTGTTCGACCCCTTCTTCAATGTGCGCGAAACCCTGCGCATCCAGTCCGGCTACTTCGGCGTGAAGAACAACGAGGCCTGGATCGACGAGCTGCTCGAAAACCTGGGCCTGGCCGACAAGGCCACCGCCAACATGCGCCAGCTCTCCGGCGGCATGAAGCGCCGGGTGCTGGTGGCGCAGGCCCTGGTGCACCGCCCGCCGATCATCGTGCTGGACGAGCCCACCGCCGGCGTGGACGTGGAACTGCGCCAGACGCTCTGGCAGTTCGTCGCCCGCCTGAACCGCGAAGGCCACACGGTGCTGCTGACCACCCACTACCTGGAAGAAGCCGAGGCGCTGTGCAACCGCATCGCCATGCTCAAGAAAGGCCAACTGGTGGCCCTCAACCGCACCAGCGACCTGCTGCGCCTGGCCACCGGCAACGTGCTGCGCTTCAAGGTCGACGGCGAACTGCCGCCCGAACTCGCCGCCCAGGCCCGCATCACCGGCCGCATCGTGCAGCTGCCCGCGCCGGGCGCGCTGCAGATCGAGCAGTACCTCGCGGCCGTGCGCACCGCCGGCCTTACCGTCGAGGATGTGGAGATCCGCAAGGCCGACCTGGAGGATGTGTTCCTGCAGGTCATGTCGGCCGATGAAAGCAGCGGCGGCAACCGCTGGCAGGTGCCCGTATGA
- a CDS encoding pyridoxal phosphate-dependent aminotransferase — translation MTAALARIRRDVQGLHAYAVQDSTGLVKLDAMENPHGLPAALQAELGARLGAVALNRYPGDRVADLRAALTAYAAPPAGWSLMLGNGSDELISLVTLACAIPPSETANGQLPAVLAPEPGFVMYAFSAKLLGLRFVGVPLRPDDFQLDADAMCAAIAKEKPAIVHLAWPNNPTAGLWDEAAMRRVIAAVAEHGGIAVIDEAYQPFAGRSWIDSIRAEPQAHEHVLLLRTLSKFGLAGVRIGYLMGPAALVAEIDKLRPPYNISTLNAECALFALEHADVFAAQAAEVIAERTRLLAALRALPGVTAWDSDANMVLLRLAPDDAGALRAFQALRSAGVLVKNVSTMHASLTGCLRLTVGTADENTQLIAALSACLHKTP, via the coding sequence ATGACGGCCGCGCTGGCACGCATCCGGCGCGACGTCCAGGGACTGCACGCCTATGCGGTGCAGGACTCGACGGGGCTGGTCAAGCTCGATGCCATGGAGAACCCGCACGGGCTGCCGGCCGCGCTGCAAGCCGAGCTGGGAGCCCGACTGGGCGCCGTCGCGCTCAACCGCTATCCCGGCGACCGCGTGGCCGACCTGCGCGCCGCGCTCACCGCCTACGCGGCGCCGCCGGCCGGCTGGTCGCTGATGCTGGGCAACGGCTCGGACGAACTGATCTCGCTGGTCACCCTGGCCTGCGCGATCCCGCCGTCCGAGACAGCGAACGGCCAGTTGCCCGCCGTACTCGCGCCCGAACCCGGCTTCGTCATGTACGCCTTCAGCGCGAAGCTGCTGGGCCTGCGTTTCGTCGGCGTGCCGCTGCGGCCGGACGACTTCCAGCTCGACGCCGACGCCATGTGCGCCGCCATCGCGAAGGAAAAACCCGCCATCGTCCACCTGGCCTGGCCCAACAACCCCACTGCCGGCCTGTGGGACGAAGCCGCGATGCGCCGGGTGATCGCCGCCGTGGCCGAGCATGGCGGCATCGCGGTGATCGACGAGGCCTACCAGCCCTTCGCCGGTCGCAGCTGGATCGACAGCATCCGCGCCGAGCCGCAGGCCCACGAACACGTGCTGCTGCTGCGCACCCTCAGCAAGTTCGGCCTGGCCGGCGTGCGCATCGGTTACCTCATGGGCCCGGCCGCACTCGTCGCCGAGATCGACAAGCTACGCCCGCCCTACAACATCAGCACCCTCAACGCCGAATGCGCGCTCTTCGCCCTGGAGCATGCGGACGTGTTCGCGGCCCAGGCGGCCGAGGTGATCGCCGAACGCACCCGGCTGCTCGCCGCGCTGCGCGCCCTGCCGGGCGTGACGGCCTGGGACAGCGACGCCAACATGGTGCTGCTGCGCCTGGCGCCGGACGACGCCGGCGCCCTGCGCGCCTTCCAGGCGCTGCGCAGCGCCGGGGTGCTGGTCAAGAACGTTTCTACAATGCACGCTTCGCTCACCGGCTGCCTGCGCCTGACCGTCGGCACGGCCGACGAGAACACGCAGCTGATCGCCGCGCTCAGCGCCTGCCTGCATAAAACCCCATGA
- a CDS encoding BolA family protein, giving the protein MTAEELRSIISAGLPCEHLAVEGDGAHWYATIVSEGFAGLRPIQRHQRVYATLGERIQTNEVHALSMKTFTPAEWLAQGGDA; this is encoded by the coding sequence ATGACCGCCGAAGAACTGCGTTCGATCATTTCCGCCGGCCTGCCCTGCGAACACCTCGCCGTCGAAGGCGACGGTGCGCACTGGTACGCCACCATCGTCTCCGAGGGCTTCGCCGGCCTGCGGCCGATCCAGCGCCACCAGCGCGTCTATGCCACGCTCGGCGAACGCATCCAGACCAACGAGGTGCACGCCCTGTCGATGAAGACCTTCACGCCCGCCGAATGGCTGGCCCAGGGCGGAGACGCATGA
- a CDS encoding MlaA family lipoprotein, whose amino-acid sequence MNETQISRFYRAVPVRLLAAVAAALVLAGCATGPERNPRDPFEPFNRSVYKFNDTVDRAVLKPVATVYRDVTPSPVRTGVGNFFRNLTEPWSLVNNLLQGRIQDAGETWIRFAVNTVFGIGGLIDIAGEANIDRHKQDFGQTLAFYGVPTGPYLILPLLGPSTVRDTAALPVDLQGNLLSQVDDVAVRNSLYALRVVDTRASLLRVSSVLDGAALDQYSFTRDAFLQLRRNQRKDTTENDGDLDDAAEAGVESGPGAAAAIGK is encoded by the coding sequence ATGAACGAAACACAAATCTCCCGCTTCTACCGGGCCGTGCCCGTGCGCCTGCTGGCGGCCGTGGCCGCCGCCCTGGTGCTGGCCGGCTGCGCCACCGGGCCCGAGCGCAACCCGCGCGACCCCTTCGAGCCCTTCAACCGCAGCGTCTACAAGTTCAACGACACGGTCGACCGCGCGGTGTTGAAGCCTGTGGCCACCGTCTACCGCGACGTGACACCTTCGCCGGTGCGCACCGGGGTGGGCAACTTCTTCCGCAACCTGACCGAGCCATGGTCGCTGGTCAACAACCTGCTGCAGGGCCGCATCCAGGATGCGGGCGAGACCTGGATCCGCTTCGCGGTCAACACCGTGTTCGGCATCGGCGGCCTGATCGACATCGCCGGTGAAGCCAATATCGACCGCCACAAGCAGGACTTCGGCCAGACGCTCGCCTTCTACGGCGTGCCCACCGGCCCCTACCTGATCCTGCCGCTGCTCGGCCCCTCGACCGTGCGCGACACCGCCGCGCTGCCGGTGGACCTGCAGGGCAACCTGCTGTCCCAGGTGGACGACGTGGCCGTGCGCAATTCGCTCTACGCCCTGCGTGTGGTGGACACCCGCGCCAGCCTGCTGCGGGTGAGTTCGGTGCTCGACGGCGCCGCGCTCGACCAGTACAGCTTCACCCGCGACGCCTTCCTGCAGCTGCGCCGCAACCAGCGCAAGGACACCACCGAGAACGACGGCGATCTCGACGACGCCGCCGAAGCTGGCGTGGAGAGCGGACCGGGCGCCGCCGCCGCCATCGGCAAGTAA
- a CDS encoding MlaC/ttg2D family ABC transporter substrate-binding protein: protein MQMNRRFLTRAICGLAAAASLALPLSVFAADEAPDAMIKRLSEETLGAIKADASLRNGDLNKVMALVDTKIMPNLDFRRMTAAAVGPQWRQASPEQQQKLQDEFKKLLVRTYAGALSQVSDQSVNIKPLRADPADKEVVVRTEVTGRGDPIQLDYRLEKTPGDGAGWKIYNLNVLGVWLVETYRSQFAQEINSKGIDGLIAALSSRNTANQAGKKS, encoded by the coding sequence ATGCAGATGAACCGACGTTTCCTCACCCGCGCAATCTGCGGCCTCGCCGCCGCCGCCAGCCTGGCCCTGCCGCTGTCCGTGTTCGCCGCCGACGAAGCCCCGGACGCGATGATCAAGCGCCTGTCCGAAGAAACCCTGGGCGCGATCAAGGCCGACGCCTCCCTGCGCAACGGCGACCTGAACAAGGTGATGGCCCTGGTCGACACCAAGATCATGCCCAACCTGGACTTCCGCCGCATGACCGCCGCCGCCGTCGGTCCGCAGTGGCGCCAGGCATCGCCCGAACAGCAGCAGAAGCTGCAGGACGAGTTCAAGAAGCTGCTGGTGCGCACCTATGCCGGCGCCCTGTCGCAGGTCAGCGACCAGTCCGTCAACATCAAGCCCCTGCGTGCCGATCCCGCCGACAAGGAAGTCGTCGTGCGCACCGAGGTCACCGGCCGCGGCGACCCGATCCAGCTCGACTACCGCCTGGAAAAGACCCCCGGCGACGGCGCCGGCTGGAAGATCTACAACCTGAACGTCCTCGGCGTGTGGCTGGTGGAAACCTACCGCAGCCAGTTCGCGCAGGAGATCAACTCCAAGGGCATCGACGGCCTGATCGCCGCGCTGTCCTCGCGCAACACCGCCAACCAGGCGGGCAAGAAGAGCTGA
- a CDS encoding ABC transporter permease: MTGWQTLFYKEVLRFWKVGFQTLGAPILTAVLYLLIFGHALGTHVTVYGSVPYTAFLVPGLVMMSVLQNAFANSSSSLIQSKVMGSLVFVLLTPLSPLAMFLAYVGSSLVRGVVVGLGVFVVTAVFFVRPDFAAPVWIVVFLVLAAALMGTLGLIAGLWSEKFDQMALFQNFLVMPMTFLAGVFYSIHSLPPFWQAVSHFNPFFYMIDGFRHGFFGHSDVSPWVSLGVVGVAWLVTSAIALRLLTTGYKIRH, encoded by the coding sequence ATCACCGGCTGGCAGACGCTCTTCTACAAGGAAGTGCTGCGTTTCTGGAAGGTCGGCTTCCAGACCCTGGGCGCGCCCATCCTGACCGCCGTCCTCTACCTGCTGATCTTCGGCCACGCGCTGGGCACGCATGTCACCGTCTACGGCTCCGTTCCCTACACCGCCTTCCTGGTGCCCGGCCTGGTGATGATGAGCGTGCTGCAGAACGCCTTCGCCAACAGCTCTTCCTCGCTGATCCAGAGCAAGGTCATGGGCAGCCTGGTCTTCGTGCTGCTGACACCGCTGAGCCCGCTGGCCATGTTCCTGGCCTATGTCGGCTCCTCGCTGGTGCGCGGCGTGGTGGTGGGGCTGGGGGTGTTCGTCGTCACGGCGGTCTTCTTCGTGCGGCCGGACTTCGCGGCGCCGGTGTGGATCGTGGTGTTCCTGGTGCTGGCCGCGGCCCTCATGGGCACGCTGGGCCTGATCGCCGGGCTGTGGTCGGAAAAGTTCGACCAGATGGCCCTGTTCCAGAATTTCCTGGTCATGCCCATGACCTTCCTGGCCGGCGTCTTCTACTCGATCCACTCGCTGCCGCCCTTCTGGCAGGCGGTGAGCCATTTCAACCCGTTCTTCTACATGATCGACGGGTTCCGCCATGGCTTCTTCGGCCACAGCGACGTCTCGCCCTGGGTCAGCCTGGGCGTGGTCGGCGTGGCCTGGCTCGTGACCAGCGCGATCGCCTTGCGTCTGCTGACCACCGGCTACAAGATCCGACATTGA
- the hisD gene encoding histidinol dehydrogenase codes for MELLARPARLSCADADFERAFKARLHWSADTDAAIEQRVADILADVQSRGDAAVLEYTARFDGLQAASLAELEITQDELKAAFDSLPEVQRHALQTAAARVRSYHEAQKKASGESWSYRDADGSLLGQKVTPLDRVGIYVPGGKAAYPSSVLMNAVPAHVAGVREIIMVVPTPKGERNALVLAAAHVAGVSRAFTIGGAQAVAALAYGTATVPAVDKITGPGNAYVAAAKRRVFGTVGIDMIAGPSEILVLADGSTPPDWVAMDLFSQAEHDELAQSILLCPDAAYIEAVQQAIDRLLPEMPRAEIIARSLNGRGALILTRSMEEACEISNRIAPEHLEISSNDPHRWEPLLRHAGAIFLGAFTSESLGDYCAGPNHVLPTSGTARFSSPLGVYDFQKRSSIIEVSEQGAQSLGGIAATLAYGEGLQAHARAAEMRLKP; via the coding sequence ATGGAACTCCTCGCCCGACCTGCCCGCCTGTCCTGTGCCGACGCCGATTTCGAGCGCGCATTCAAGGCACGGCTGCATTGGTCGGCCGATACCGATGCGGCGATCGAGCAGCGGGTGGCCGACATCCTGGCCGACGTGCAGTCGCGCGGCGATGCGGCGGTGCTCGAATACACCGCGCGTTTCGACGGCCTGCAGGCGGCCAGCCTCGCCGAACTGGAGATCACCCAGGACGAACTGAAGGCCGCCTTCGACTCTTTGCCCGAAGTGCAGCGCCACGCCCTGCAGACGGCCGCCGCCCGGGTGCGCAGCTACCACGAAGCGCAGAAAAAGGCCTCCGGCGAGAGCTGGAGCTACCGCGATGCCGACGGCTCCCTGCTGGGCCAGAAGGTCACGCCGCTGGACCGGGTCGGCATCTATGTGCCGGGCGGCAAGGCGGCCTATCCCTCCTCGGTGCTGATGAACGCCGTGCCGGCCCATGTGGCGGGCGTGCGCGAAATCATCATGGTCGTGCCCACGCCCAAGGGCGAACGCAACGCCCTGGTGCTGGCCGCTGCCCATGTGGCCGGCGTCAGCCGCGCCTTCACCATCGGCGGCGCGCAGGCCGTGGCGGCCCTGGCCTACGGCACGGCGACGGTGCCGGCGGTGGACAAGATCACCGGCCCCGGCAATGCCTACGTGGCCGCGGCCAAGCGCCGGGTGTTCGGCACGGTGGGCATCGACATGATCGCCGGCCCCAGCGAGATCCTGGTGCTGGCCGACGGCAGCACGCCGCCCGACTGGGTGGCCATGGACCTGTTCAGTCAGGCCGAGCACGACGAGCTGGCGCAAAGCATCCTGCTTTGCCCCGACGCCGCCTACATCGAGGCCGTGCAGCAAGCCATCGACCGCCTGCTGCCCGAGATGCCGCGCGCAGAGATCATCGCCAGGAGCCTCAACGGCCGTGGCGCGCTGATCCTCACCCGCAGCATGGAAGAGGCCTGCGAGATCAGCAACCGTATCGCCCCGGAACACCTGGAGATCTCCAGCAATGACCCGCACCGCTGGGAGCCGCTGCTGCGCCACGCCGGTGCCATCTTCCTGGGTGCCTTCACCAGCGAAAGCCTGGGCGACTACTGCGCCGGCCCCAACCACGTGCTGCCGACCAGCGGCACCGCGCGTTTCTCCAGCCCGCTGGGCGTGTACGACTTCCAGAAGCGCAGCAGCATCATCGAAGTCAGCGAGCAGGGCGCCCAGTCGCTGGGCGGCATCGCCGCCACGCTGGCCTATGGCGAAGGCCTGCAGGCCCATGCCCGCGCGGCCGAGATGCGGCTGAAGCCATGA
- the murA gene encoding UDP-N-acetylglucosamine 1-carboxyvinyltransferase, translating to MDKLLIRGGRMLQGELTVSGAKNAALPELCAALLTEDPVVLHNVPRLQDVSTMLKLVRNMGVSAEREEGGSTVRLNAGSLDKPEAPYDLVKTMRASVLALGPLLARFGRATVSLPGGCAIGSRPVDQHIKGLQAMGAEIKVEHGYMIATLPEGRTRLQGARISTDMVTVTGTENFLMAAALAEGETVLENAAQEPEIGDLAEMLIKMGAKIQGHGTSHITIQGVEKLHGCEHTVVADRIEAGTFLCAVSATGGDVLLRQARADHLEAVIDKLRDAGVDVVAEEGGVRVRSAGPAHGRLNAQSFSTTEYPGFPTDMQAQFMALNAVSQGASMATETIFENRFMHVNELVRLGADIRIEGRVAMVEGVKQLSGATVMATDLRASASLVIAGLVAEGETVVDRIYHLDRGYDRMEEKLRAIGADIERLVP from the coding sequence ATGGACAAGCTCCTGATCCGCGGCGGCCGCATGCTCCAGGGCGAGCTGACCGTGTCCGGCGCCAAGAACGCCGCCCTGCCCGAACTCTGCGCCGCCCTGCTGACCGAAGATCCGGTGGTGCTGCACAACGTGCCGCGCCTGCAGGATGTCTCCACCATGCTCAAGCTGGTGCGCAACATGGGCGTGTCGGCCGAGCGGGAGGAGGGCGGCTCCACCGTGCGGCTGAACGCCGGTTCGCTCGACAAGCCCGAAGCCCCCTACGACCTGGTCAAGACCATGCGGGCCTCGGTGCTGGCCCTGGGCCCGCTGCTGGCGCGCTTCGGCCGCGCCACCGTCTCGCTGCCCGGCGGCTGCGCCATCGGCTCGCGGCCGGTGGACCAGCACATCAAGGGCCTGCAGGCCATGGGCGCCGAGATCAAGGTCGAGCACGGCTACATGATCGCCACCCTGCCCGAAGGCCGCACCCGGCTGCAGGGCGCGCGCATCAGCACCGACATGGTCACCGTCACCGGCACCGAGAACTTCCTGATGGCCGCCGCGCTGGCCGAAGGCGAGACGGTGCTGGAGAACGCCGCCCAGGAGCCCGAGATCGGCGACCTGGCCGAAATGCTCATCAAGATGGGCGCGAAGATCCAGGGCCACGGCACCAGCCACATCACCATCCAGGGCGTGGAAAAACTCCACGGCTGCGAACACACCGTGGTGGCCGACCGCATTGAGGCCGGCACCTTTTTGTGCGCCGTCTCGGCCACCGGCGGCGACGTGCTGCTGCGCCAGGCCCGGGCCGACCATCTCGAAGCCGTGATCGACAAGCTGCGCGACGCGGGTGTCGATGTGGTGGCCGAAGAGGGCGGCGTGCGAGTGCGCTCGGCCGGCCCGGCCCATGGCCGCCTGAATGCCCAGAGCTTCAGCACCACCGAGTACCCGGGTTTCCCGACCGACATGCAGGCACAGTTCATGGCGCTCAACGCCGTGTCGCAGGGCGCCTCGATGGCAACCGAGACCATCTTCGAGAACCGCTTCATGCATGTGAACGAGCTGGTGCGCCTGGGTGCGGACATCCGCATCGAAGGCCGTGTCGCCATGGTCGAGGGCGTGAAGCAGCTCTCCGGCGCCACCGTGATGGCGACCGACCTGCGCGCCTCTGCCAGCCTGGTCATCGCCGGCCTGGTGGCCGAGGGCGAGACGGTGGTCGACCGCATCTACCACCTGGACCGCGGCTACGACCGCATGGAAGAAAAGCTGCGCGCCATCGGCGCCGACATCGAAAGGCTCGTGCCGTGA
- the mlaD gene encoding outer membrane lipid asymmetry maintenance protein MlaD, with protein sequence MEKSKSDVWVGIFVLLGAAALLFLALQSANLLRLSFQPTYRVTARFDNIGGLKAQSAVKSAGVVVGRVESINFDDKNYQASVVLSLQDRYVFPKDSSLKILTSGLLGEQYIGVEAGADEKNLAAGDVITTTQSAVVLENLISQFLYNKAADGPTPAAGAKK encoded by the coding sequence ATGGAAAAATCCAAAAGCGACGTATGGGTCGGCATCTTTGTGCTGCTGGGCGCGGCCGCGCTGCTGTTCCTGGCGCTGCAGTCGGCCAACCTGCTGCGGCTGAGCTTCCAGCCCACCTACCGGGTGACGGCGCGCTTCGACAACATCGGCGGGCTCAAGGCCCAGTCGGCGGTCAAGAGCGCCGGCGTGGTGGTGGGCCGGGTCGAGTCGATCAACTTCGACGACAAGAACTACCAGGCCTCGGTGGTGCTGTCCCTGCAGGACCGCTATGTGTTCCCCAAGGACAGCTCCCTCAAGATCCTGACCAGCGGCCTGCTGGGCGAGCAATACATCGGCGTGGAAGCCGGTGCCGATGAAAAGAACCTGGCGGCGGGCGACGTCATCACGACCACCCAGTCGGCGGTCGTGCTGGAGAACCTGATCAGCCAGTTCCTCTACAACAAGGCTGCCGACGGCCCGACGCCGGCGGCAGGTGCCAAGAAATGA
- the hisG gene encoding ATP phosphoribosyltransferase: MITLALSKGRIFEETLPLLAAAGIEVLEDPEKSRKLILPTSRPEVRVVLVRASDVPTYVEYGGADLGVTGLDTLLEHNMEHPGGASLVQPLDLRIAKCRVSVAVRSDFDYAHAVRQGSRLKVATKYVGIAREFFATKGVHVDLIKLYGSMELAPLTGLADAIVDLVSTGNTLKANHLVEVERIMDISSRLVVNPAALKLKREPIRQIIDAFASAIRPD; this comes from the coding sequence GTGATCACACTTGCCTTGTCCAAGGGCCGCATCTTCGAGGAGACCCTGCCGCTGCTGGCCGCCGCCGGCATCGAAGTGCTGGAGGACCCGGAAAAGTCGCGCAAGCTGATCCTGCCGACCAGCCGCCCCGAAGTGCGGGTGGTGCTGGTGCGCGCCAGCGACGTGCCGACCTATGTCGAATACGGCGGCGCCGACCTGGGCGTGACCGGCCTGGACACCCTGCTCGAACACAATATGGAGCACCCCGGCGGTGCCTCCCTGGTGCAGCCGCTGGACCTGCGCATCGCCAAATGCCGCGTCAGTGTCGCCGTGCGCAGCGACTTCGACTACGCCCATGCCGTGCGCCAGGGCAGCCGCCTGAAGGTGGCCACCAAGTACGTCGGCATCGCCCGGGAATTCTTCGCCACCAAGGGTGTGCACGTGGACCTGATCAAGCTCTACGGCAGCATGGAGCTGGCGCCGCTGACGGGCCTGGCCGATGCCATCGTCGACCTGGTCTCCACCGGCAACACCCTGAAGGCCAACCATCTCGTCGAGGTGGAACGCATCATGGACATCAGCTCCCGCCTGGTCGTCAACCCGGCCGCACTCAAGCTCAAGCGCGAACCCATCCGCCAGATCATCGACGCCTTCGCGTCCGCCATCCGTCCCGACTGA
- the mlaE gene encoding lipid asymmetry maintenance ABC transporter permease subunit MlaE: MRWWHPADVGAATRGWLAGLGAAARLFFRLIMLAGPTLRRFRLVGEQLHFLGNYSLAIIAVSGLFVGFVLGLQGYYTLQRYGASSALGLLVALSLVRELGPVVSALLFAGRAGTSLTAEIGLMRAGEQITAMEMMAIDPVRRILAPRFWAGVIALPLLSAVFSAVGILGGWVVGVVLIGVDEGSFWGQMQGGVDVLADVGNGVVKSIVFALTVTFVALLQGYSAKPTPEGVSRATTRTVVVASLAVLGLDFLLTAMMFSL; encoded by the coding sequence ATGAGGTGGTGGCATCCCGCCGACGTAGGCGCCGCCACCCGCGGCTGGCTGGCCGGCCTGGGCGCGGCCGCGCGGCTGTTCTTCCGGCTGATCATGCTGGCCGGCCCCACGCTGCGGCGCTTCCGCCTGGTGGGCGAGCAACTGCATTTCCTGGGCAACTATTCGCTGGCGATCATCGCGGTCTCCGGCCTCTTCGTCGGTTTCGTGCTGGGCCTGCAGGGCTACTACACGCTGCAGCGCTACGGCGCCTCGAGCGCGCTCGGCCTGCTGGTGGCGCTGTCGCTGGTGCGCGAGTTGGGGCCGGTAGTCTCGGCGCTGCTCTTCGCCGGCCGTGCCGGCACCTCGCTCACCGCCGAGATCGGCCTGATGCGCGCCGGCGAGCAGATCACCGCGATGGAGATGATGGCCATCGACCCGGTGCGCCGCATCCTCGCACCCCGCTTCTGGGCCGGCGTGATCGCGCTGCCGCTGCTGTCGGCGGTGTTCAGCGCGGTCGGCATCCTGGGCGGCTGGGTCGTCGGCGTGGTGCTGATCGGCGTGGACGAGGGCTCCTTCTGGGGCCAGATGCAGGGCGGCGTGGATGTGCTGGCCGACGTGGGCAACGGCGTGGTCAAGAGCATCGTGTTCGCGCTGACCGTGACCTTCGTCGCGCTGCTGCAGGGCTATTCGGCCAAGCCCACGCCCGAAGGCGTGTCGCGGGCCACCACACGTACCGTGGTCGTGGCATCGCTGGCGGTGCTGGGCCTGGACTTCCTGCTGACCGCGATGATGTTCAGCCTGTAG
- a CDS encoding ABC transporter ATP-binding protein: MDPTAPASPPSPDPAGTDNLVVLREVSFGYGQRKVLDGVTLAVPRGKVTALMGASGGGKTTVLRLIGGQARAQSGQVLFDGKDVGAMDSKDLFAARRRMGMLFQFGALFTDLNVFENVAFPLREHTDLSDALIRDIVLMKLDAVGLRGARNLSTSEISGGMARRVAMARAIALDPELVLYDEPFAGLDPISLGISARLIRQLNDAMGLTSIVVSHDVDETLGIADHVVVLANGSIAQQGTPDSIRHSTDPLVHQFVHAEPDGPVRFHYPGVSAEADFGPPTHGRKAP, translated from the coding sequence ATGGATCCCACCGCGCCCGCATCGCCCCCTTCTCCTGACCCCGCCGGCACCGACAACCTGGTCGTGCTGCGCGAGGTCAGCTTCGGCTATGGCCAGCGCAAGGTGCTCGACGGCGTGACCCTGGCCGTGCCGCGCGGCAAGGTCACGGCGCTGATGGGCGCCTCCGGCGGCGGCAAGACCACGGTGCTGCGCCTGATCGGCGGCCAGGCACGGGCCCAGTCCGGCCAGGTGCTGTTCGACGGCAAGGACGTGGGCGCGATGGATTCGAAGGATCTCTTCGCCGCGCGCCGCCGCATGGGCATGCTGTTCCAGTTCGGCGCCCTGTTCACCGACCTGAACGTGTTCGAGAACGTGGCCTTCCCGCTGCGCGAGCACACCGACCTCTCCGACGCGCTGATCCGCGACATCGTGCTGATGAAGCTCGACGCGGTCGGCCTGCGCGGCGCGCGCAACTTGAGCACCAGCGAGATCTCCGGCGGCATGGCACGCCGGGTGGCGATGGCGCGTGCCATCGCGCTCGATCCGGAGCTGGTGCTCTACGACGAGCCCTTCGCCGGCCTGGACCCGATTTCGCTGGGCATCTCCGCCCGCCTGATCCGCCAGTTGAACGACGCCATGGGCCTGACCAGCATCGTCGTCTCGCACGACGTGGACGAGACCCTGGGCATCGCCGACCACGTGGTGGTGCTGGCCAACGGCAGCATCGCGCAGCAGGGCACGCCCGATTCGATCCGCCACAGCACCGATCCCCTGGTGCACCAGTTCGTGCATGCCGAGCCCGACGGGCCGGTGCGTTTCCACTATCCCGGCGTCAGCGCCGAGGCCGACTTCGGTCCGCCCACCCATGGAAGGAAGGCGCCATGA
- a CDS encoding STAS domain-containing protein: MAETAAAAPHSTFGEIAQVLVLPGELTHAQAQTCLRMLTQGLGRGQEPVVADASALVRFDSSALAVLLACRREVLSLGRSFVVRGLHPRLSGLAALYGVAALLPAG, translated from the coding sequence ATGGCCGAAACCGCCGCGGCGGCGCCGCACTCCACCTTCGGCGAAATAGCCCAGGTCCTGGTGCTGCCCGGCGAACTCACCCATGCCCAGGCCCAGACCTGCCTGCGCATGCTCACCCAGGGCCTGGGACGCGGCCAGGAGCCGGTGGTGGCCGATGCCTCCGCCCTGGTGCGTTTCGACTCCTCCGCGCTGGCCGTGCTGCTGGCCTGCCGCCGCGAGGTGCTGTCCCTGGGCCGCAGCTTCGTGGTGCGCGGCCTGCATCCGCGCCTGTCCGGCCTGGCCGCGCTCTACGGCGTCGCGGCCCTGCTGCCCGCGGGCTGA